From Proteobacteria bacterium CG1_02_64_396, one genomic window encodes:
- a CDS encoding quinolinate synthetase: protein MNPKPIEDFIALSEAEHIDIIQKAKAALGDRVVILGHHYQRDEVFQFSDITGDSLKLSREASNRGEADFIVFCGVHFMAETADILCQPHQQVILPDLSAGCSMADMADAPQVEQCWSELDAILGGADGKVIPVTYINSSAELKAFCGRHGGIVCTSSNARKILEWAWARGRTVLFFPDEHLGRNTAHRMGVADAAMHVWDPFQVKGGLSDAAIQGAKILLWKGYCSVHQMFQPAHVAMWRQRIAGVKVIAHPECCQAVCDLADEVGSTEMMIQAVKNSPPGSKWVVGTELNLVNRLAAQNPDKEIHFMSPTICMCSTMFRIDPAHLAWTLANLVDGVVVNRITVPEPQKAEARLSLQRMLEAS from the coding sequence ATGAATCCAAAACCCATCGAAGACTTCATCGCCCTGAGCGAAGCTGAGCACATCGACATCATCCAAAAGGCCAAGGCGGCCTTGGGTGACCGGGTGGTCATCCTGGGGCACCACTACCAGCGCGACGAGGTGTTTCAGTTCTCAGACATCACCGGCGATTCGCTCAAGCTCTCCCGCGAGGCCTCCAATCGGGGCGAGGCCGACTTCATCGTTTTTTGCGGCGTCCACTTCATGGCCGAGACCGCCGACATCCTCTGTCAGCCCCACCAGCAGGTGATCCTGCCCGATCTGTCGGCGGGGTGTTCGATGGCCGACATGGCCGACGCCCCCCAGGTCGAGCAGTGCTGGAGCGAGCTCGACGCGATCCTCGGCGGGGCCGACGGCAAGGTTATTCCGGTCACCTACATCAACTCCTCCGCCGAGCTCAAAGCCTTCTGCGGTCGTCACGGCGGCATCGTTTGTACCTCCTCCAACGCCCGCAAGATTCTGGAATGGGCCTGGGCGCGGGGGCGGACGGTCCTCTTCTTCCCCGACGAACACCTCGGGCGCAATACCGCCCATCGCATGGGGGTTGCCGACGCGGCGATGCACGTCTGGGATCCTTTTCAGGTCAAGGGGGGCTTGAGCGACGCGGCGATTCAAGGGGCCAAGATTCTGCTCTGGAAGGGGTACTGCTCGGTCCACCAGATGTTCCAACCGGCCCATGTGGCGATGTGGCGGCAGCGGATTGCCGGTGTGAAGGTGATCGCCCATCCCGAGTGTTGCCAGGCGGTCTGCGATCTGGCCGACGAGGTCGGCTCCACCGAGATGATGATTCAGGCGGTGAAGAACTCACCCCCCGGTAGCAAATGGGTGGTGGGGACCGAGCTCAATCTGGTCAACCGGTTGGCGGCGCAAAACCCCGACAAAGAGATCCACTTCATGTCGCCCACCATCTGCATGTGCTCGACCATGTTCCGCATCGACCCGGCCCATCTGGCCTGGACTTTGGCCAATCTGGTCGATGGGGTGGTGGTCAACCGTATTACCGTCCCCGAGCCGCAGAAAGCCGAGGCGCGGCTATCGTTGCAAAGGATGCTGGAAGCGAGCTGA